The sequence below is a genomic window from Deinococcus terrestris.
GGACGGGGGCGCCTGAACACGTTGCGGCGAGTATACCCGCGCTACCCTGCCCCGGTGACGCGCCCACGCCCCACCCCCCTGGCCCCTGCCCCGCCCTCCGCCGCCCGGTTCCGCTCCGTCACGGCGGCCGTCGAACGTGGCTACGCCCGTTACGCGCGGCAGGCCGACGGATGGCTGACCCGTTACCGGGAGCGCGGCGGGCAGGTCTACTGCGGGGCCGGGTGCTTCGCGTGCTGCGACATGCCCATCCGGGTGAGCCTCGCCGAAGCGCTGGTGACGGCGGCGGCCCTGGACGGGGAGGCGGCGGCCCGCGTGGAGGCGCACGCCCGTCAGGTCCTGCACAACGCCCGCACCGCCCCCGACGAGGCGACTTACGTGGAGCGCCACCGCCGCGAGGTGGGGTTTTGCCCGCTGCTCGACCGGGAGACGGGCGGATGCAGCCAGTACGCCGCCCGGCCCACCCGTTGCCGCGATACCTTCAGTGCGCTGCCTGCCCGCTACTGCGCCGCCGGAACCTGGGAGACCCTGACCCGCCGCGAGAAGGCCGACTACGCCCGCGAGGTCGCCCGCACCCCCGGCACCGACGGCGAGCTGCATTACGTGGCACCGCTGGAGCACCTCTCCGAGCCGATCTGGGCCGCCGCTGCCCGCGCCATGCGCCAGGAATGGGGCCTGGAGGTGTGGGGCGACTTCTGGACGCTGACCACCCTGGCCCGCCGCGAGGACTTCATGGAGCGGGTCGCGCGGGGGGACGCCCGGGGCGCGTGGCAGGTCGCCCGGCGGGCCGGACTAGCGCACGAGGTCGTGCTGGAGATCGGGTAATCGGGGAGGAGTTTTTCTGCCCTCCCCGGTGCCTGCCGCAGTGCATTGACAGATCAGGTTCGGTGCGAAAGACCCCTCACCCAACCCTCTCCCCCAGGAGAGGGCTTTTCGACCCCTCTAACCAGGGGGAGAGGGGCCTCGCGCAGCGAGGGGGTGAGGGGTCCCCTTCCATCACCTGATCTAGAAGCTGCCCGCGCCCCCCACCCGAACGCCCTGGTAGTAGGCGTAGGCCGCGCTGTAACAGGCCGGGCGCACGTACCAACTCTTGGCCGCGCAGATGGCCTTCATGTTGGCGTAGAAAGCGTCGTCGGTGTTCAGGCGATTGGCCGAAGTCCGCTCGTAGACCTTGAGGTTGCGGTAGCCGAAGTCGTGGACATGGCAGGCGGGCCGGAAGTCCTCGCGGTAGCCCAGGCCCACACCGTCGGGAGCGCTGCATCCGTCGCGGGTCCAATCCAGGCCGGAGTAGGGCCGCGCCGTGCCCGCGTAGGCCGTGTACTGCCCGTTGTAGGCCGCCACCGTTCCCCAGGCTACGCGTTTGACGTACGCGAGGCGGTCGGAGGCAAGGTCCTGCCCGGTCAGCAGCGGAACCTGCGGGCGCGAGAGATCGGCAGGCCGCTCGCCGTAAGCCTCCTGAAGCGCGGCGAGCAGACCGGGATCGTCGCCGTACCGCGCCAGGATGGCCTGGCTGTCCGGGTCCTGCAACTCAGGCCGGGCCGCGTAGTCGGCCGTCAGGCTGGGGGCCGGGGCAGGCGGGGGCGCCCCACACGCGGCGAGGGCGAGCGGCAGCAAGGCGAGGGACAGGGCGGGGATAGGCCGTCGGTGCATGGGACCTCCTGAGAGCAGGTTGTGGGTACGACCGGAGTGTACCGTGCTCAGCCCGCCGGACAGCATCGGCACTCCTCGCTCTGACCAGCCACCCCAAATAAAAACA
It includes:
- a CDS encoding phospholipase A2, translating into MHRRPIPALSLALLPLALAACGAPPPAPAPSLTADYAARPELQDPDSQAILARYGDDPGLLAALQEAYGERPADLSRPQVPLLTGQDLASDRLAYVKRVAWGTVAAYNGQYTAYAGTARPYSGLDWTRDGCSAPDGVGLGYREDFRPACHVHDFGYRNLKVYERTSANRLNTDDAFYANMKAICAAKSWYVRPACYSAAYAYYQGVRVGGAGSF
- a CDS encoding YkgJ family cysteine cluster protein; its protein translation is MTRPRPTPLAPAPPSAARFRSVTAAVERGYARYARQADGWLTRYRERGGQVYCGAGCFACCDMPIRVSLAEALVTAAALDGEAAARVEAHARQVLHNARTAPDEATYVERHRREVGFCPLLDRETGGCSQYAARPTRCRDTFSALPARYCAAGTWETLTRREKADYAREVARTPGTDGELHYVAPLEHLSEPIWAAAARAMRQEWGLEVWGDFWTLTTLARREDFMERVARGDARGAWQVARRAGLAHEVVLEIG